One genomic segment of Sanyastnella coralliicola includes these proteins:
- a CDS encoding DUF4476 domain-containing protein, whose amino-acid sequence MKQLLLSTVFALAAIAASAQGATAIFFTEFGEKFTLYINGAKQNDTPQANVRVDGLTQEFFQVRVDFEDDMNADFAANGGAEKGMESTIMIKKNKKGRFVLRMNGVAPLGTTAPAEPMEKEYPVVPMEAPEERPVKETVVQETITTRPGTTETVTTTTTVKDDDDEVGISMKVGDEEVGISIKVPGMETMESETTVTETISTTTTTTTMTTEVETMDIEDQAITLPAPAPVEGPCASPMGDGEMDELKRSIEDKSFEDSKLTIAKQVTKAKCFTARQIKEIMMLFSFEDTKLEYAKFAYDYCFDQDNYYVVNDAFGFEMTIDELNEFLEGK is encoded by the coding sequence ATGAAGCAACTGCTACTCTCTACCGTATTCGCACTAGCAGCCATTGCAGCTTCGGCGCAAGGAGCCACGGCGATCTTCTTCACTGAGTTTGGTGAGAAGTTTACCCTCTACATTAATGGAGCTAAACAAAACGACACACCACAAGCGAATGTGCGTGTAGACGGATTGACCCAGGAATTCTTCCAGGTTCGTGTTGATTTTGAAGACGACATGAACGCTGACTTTGCAGCCAATGGAGGTGCAGAGAAAGGAATGGAATCAACAATCATGATTAAGAAGAATAAGAAAGGACGTTTCGTTCTTCGCATGAATGGTGTTGCTCCATTGGGTACAACTGCGCCTGCAGAACCAATGGAAAAAGAATACCCTGTGGTTCCAATGGAAGCTCCGGAAGAACGTCCGGTGAAAGAAACTGTTGTACAGGAAACGATTACTACACGTCCGGGTACTACAGAGACCGTGACGACAACAACAACCGTAAAAGACGATGACGACGAAGTAGGCATCAGCATGAAAGTTGGTGATGAAGAAGTAGGCATCTCGATCAAAGTTCCAGGGATGGAAACAATGGAGTCAGAGACAACCGTGACTGAGACTATTTCGACGACTACGACAACAACGACCATGACTACTGAGGTAGAAACTATGGACATTGAAGATCAAGCGATCACCTTACCTGCTCCAGCTCCAGTTGAAGGACCATGTGCTTCACCGATGGGTGATGGTGAGATGGACGAGCTAAAGCGTTCGATTGAAGACAAGAGTTTCGAAGACTCGAAATTGACAATCGCAAAGCAAGTAACGAAAGCGAAGTGCTTCACGGCACGTCAGATCAAAGAGATCATGATGTTGTTCTCTTTTGAAGATACGAAGCTAGAGTACGCTAAATTCGCTTACGACTACTGCTTCGATCAAGACAACTACTACGTCGTTAATGATGCCTTTGGGTTTGAAATGACGATCGACGAACTGAATGAATTTTTGGAAGGAAAGTAA
- a CDS encoding four helix bundle protein: MNNNSFENLEVWQRSMKLVVECYRLLDSVELDNDRVLRYQVRKSVISNPSNIAEGAASGSPRNYHRFLNHSTGSAAELVTQLKIAEQLGFIGSAELSSIFESLRIIQAQLHSLKRSIRSRHGLKNGWE; encoded by the coding sequence ATGAATAACAACTCATTCGAAAACTTAGAAGTGTGGCAGCGATCCATGAAATTGGTCGTTGAATGCTACCGCCTCTTGGATTCTGTTGAATTGGATAATGATCGAGTTCTACGATATCAAGTCCGAAAATCTGTGATTTCTAATCCTTCAAATATCGCTGAAGGTGCTGCTTCAGGAAGCCCACGTAATTACCATCGTTTTTTGAATCATTCTACGGGGTCAGCTGCTGAGTTAGTGACCCAACTGAAGATTGCAGAACAATTGGGATTTATTGGATCCGCTGAACTATCAAGTATTTTCGAAAGTCTTAGGATAATCCAAGCTCAGCTTCACAGTTTAAAACGAAGTATCCGCAGCCGTCATGGCCTCAAAAATGGCTGGGAATGA
- a CDS encoding saccharopine dehydrogenase family protein, with translation MKKILVIGAGRSSSSLVKYLLDNAEAQDWKVTLADRDLALAESKLNGNERGEALLFEADNHPRRKELIEECDLVISMLPASMHMMVATDAIELGKNLITPSYVSPEMKELDDEARRKGVLLLNEMGVDPGIDHMSAMRVIDEIKSKGGKLIRFESFTGGLIAPESDDNPWHYKFTWNPRNVIMAGMGGTAQYIQNHNLKYIPIHKIFERYKEIEIEGYGVFEGYANRDSLSYRSVYGLEDVPTIYRGTLRGQGYCKAWNVFVQLGMTTEDFEVESKNMTWRDFINSYLQYDPELPVEAKIQNYLNLDEETMDMLKWTGIFDSTKIGVDSATPAALLQLLLEDKWKLKENDKDMIVMWHRFDYELDGQEHQVQSSMVAIGEDQTYTAMSNTVGLPMGIAAKMILNGEMKLTGVQMPILPEVYEPILDELTKFDIQFVEKTIH, from the coding sequence GTGAAGAAGATTCTAGTGATTGGTGCGGGAAGGTCTAGTTCTTCCCTAGTAAAGTACCTACTTGACAACGCAGAGGCACAAGATTGGAAAGTGACCTTGGCAGATCGTGATCTGGCATTGGCCGAGTCAAAGTTGAATGGAAATGAGAGGGGAGAGGCGCTGTTATTCGAGGCCGATAATCATCCGAGAAGAAAGGAATTGATTGAGGAGTGTGACCTCGTGATTTCTATGCTGCCAGCGAGCATGCACATGATGGTGGCGACTGATGCGATTGAGCTTGGAAAGAATCTGATTACCCCAAGTTATGTTTCTCCGGAGATGAAGGAGTTAGACGACGAAGCCCGCCGCAAAGGGGTATTGTTGTTAAATGAGATGGGAGTGGATCCAGGGATTGACCACATGAGTGCGATGCGCGTGATTGATGAGATCAAGTCGAAAGGAGGAAAACTCATCCGTTTTGAGTCGTTTACTGGTGGTTTGATCGCCCCAGAAAGTGATGATAATCCCTGGCATTACAAGTTCACTTGGAACCCACGTAATGTGATCATGGCAGGGATGGGGGGGACGGCGCAGTACATCCAAAACCACAACCTGAAGTACATCCCGATTCACAAGATTTTCGAACGCTACAAGGAAATTGAAATCGAAGGCTACGGTGTTTTCGAAGGCTACGCTAATCGTGATAGCCTTTCATACCGCAGTGTATACGGATTGGAAGATGTTCCAACGATTTACCGGGGTACACTTCGCGGACAAGGCTACTGTAAAGCTTGGAATGTCTTCGTTCAACTGGGGATGACCACGGAAGATTTTGAAGTGGAAAGCAAGAACATGACCTGGCGTGATTTCATCAACTCATACTTGCAGTACGATCCAGAACTTCCCGTAGAAGCAAAGATTCAGAATTACCTCAACCTCGACGAGGAAACAATGGATATGCTGAAATGGACTGGAATCTTCGACTCAACGAAAATTGGCGTGGATAGCGCCACACCAGCGGCGTTGCTACAATTATTGCTTGAAGACAAATGGAAGCTGAAAGAAAACGACAAAGACATGATCGTCATGTGGCACCGTTTTGATTATGAGCTTGACGGACAAGAGCATCAAGTGCAGTCGTCAATGGTGGCGATTGGTGAAGACCAGACTTATACGGCGATGAGCAATACCGTAGGTTTACCAATGGGAATTGCTGCGAAGATGATCTTGAATGGTGAGATGAAGCTGACAGGCGTACAAATGCCTATCTTACCAGAGGTTTACGAGCCGATCCTTGATGAACTGACGAAATTCGATATCCAATTCGTTGAAAAGACGATTCACTGA
- a CDS encoding 4-hydroxy-3-methylbut-2-enyl diphosphate reductase encodes MRSFDIPTFYRSPIISRVKAFRKAQDPKKKDFSPTELDFGPVKFMLARHFGFCYGVENAIEISYKALNENPGKQIYLLSQMIHNPSVNADLTDRGIKFLQDTYGNELIPFDQVTTDDVVIIPAFGTTVEVEAYFRDRGIEVQQYNTTCPFVEKVWNRSAKLGQQDCTIIIHGKPKHEETRATFSHARENAAAVVVKDMDETKVLEKYIRKELPKDQFYKDFEGQYSEGFDPDVHFNKIGVVNQTTMLASDTQAIADHLKQVIIAIHGEENMKQHFADTRDTLCYATNDNQQATYGLLEKGADLAIVVGGYNSSNTSHLVELCEEKMPTFFIQTEEDILNRDEISHFDIHTKEVLKSSNYLPSNDSPTIIVTSGASCPDAIVDRVIAKLLSYFDGASSTDEVIAALTTVN; translated from the coding sequence ATGAGAAGTTTCGACATCCCTACATTCTACCGTTCACCGATTATTAGTCGCGTGAAAGCGTTCCGAAAAGCACAGGATCCTAAGAAGAAAGACTTTAGTCCGACTGAATTGGATTTTGGTCCGGTGAAGTTTATGCTAGCGCGTCACTTTGGTTTCTGTTATGGGGTGGAGAACGCTATTGAGATTTCTTACAAGGCGCTCAATGAAAATCCTGGGAAGCAGATTTACTTGCTGAGCCAGATGATTCATAACCCTTCTGTCAATGCCGATCTCACTGATCGTGGAATCAAATTCCTGCAAGACACTTATGGGAATGAGTTGATTCCTTTTGACCAAGTGACTACGGATGATGTGGTAATCATTCCTGCGTTTGGTACTACCGTTGAAGTGGAGGCTTATTTCCGCGATCGCGGAATTGAAGTACAGCAATACAACACGACCTGTCCGTTCGTTGAGAAAGTATGGAACCGCTCTGCGAAGCTCGGACAACAAGACTGTACCATCATCATCCACGGAAAGCCGAAGCACGAAGAGACGCGTGCTACTTTTTCGCATGCCAGAGAAAATGCTGCAGCAGTTGTGGTGAAAGATATGGATGAGACAAAGGTGCTCGAGAAGTACATTCGAAAGGAGTTGCCGAAGGATCAGTTCTACAAGGATTTTGAAGGACAGTATTCTGAAGGATTTGATCCTGACGTGCACTTCAATAAGATTGGGGTGGTGAATCAGACCACTATGTTGGCAAGTGATACACAAGCCATCGCTGATCATCTGAAGCAAGTGATCATTGCCATTCATGGCGAGGAAAACATGAAACAGCATTTCGCAGATACGCGAGATACCCTGTGTTATGCAACGAATGATAATCAGCAGGCGACTTACGGTTTGCTCGAAAAAGGTGCCGATCTAGCCATTGTGGTTGGCGGGTACAATAGCTCGAACACAAGCCATTTGGTAGAGCTTTGCGAGGAGAAAATGCCCACCTTCTTTATCCAAACGGAAGAGGATATTCTAAATCGTGACGAAATCAGTCACTTTGACATACACACAAAGGAGGTCTTGAAGAGCAGTAACTACCTGCCTTCAAATGACTCTCCAACAATCATCGTAACCAGCGGTGCGTCTTGTCCAGACGCGATTGTAGACCGCGTTATCGCTAAGCTTCTAAGCTATTTTGATGGGGCAAGTTCGACCGATGAGGTCATTGCCGCACTGACAACTGTGAACTAA